CCCATAGAGTCGGATGCCGTAAGGATCACAGTGTAGTGACCCGCCTGAGCATATGAAGGTCTCCATCTGAAAAGCGCCGGTTTAGTCGGGTTGGCCCCGGCGGAGAAATCGGCTCCGTCGGGGAGCTCTGATGCCGAATAGTGAACAGGATCTCCGTCTGGGTCGGAAGCTTTGATCTCCACCTGGATGAGCTCACCTTCTTTCAGTGAGATCGGCTGGATAGGATCGAAGACGGGGGGAGCGTTGATATATTCATTGAACTTCACCCTCACACCTGGAATATCCGGTGACGAGGCGGTCACAACGAGATCAGTCATCCCGTTTTCGATCTCACCGAGCTTCAGATTGACCGCCGCCTTTCCATCGCTATCCGTCAACACATCGGCTAACTTCACCCCGACCATATCGCCGGAACTCAGTTCGAGCAGCAACTCACCGTTTCCTTTTTCGATGGAGAAGGTCACGATTCTATCTGGAACAGGGTTGTTATAGGCATCGAGAAGAAGCACGGTAAGGGGCTCGATAAGGATCGATCCTGAGACCCCTTTCTGTTCATCACCTTTCAGCTTATAGATATATTTGGGTTTATCCGCCTCAGCGCTGAAACGGAAGTTGACCGGGGATGCGTCATAACCGATAGCTGTAGCTGAGACCACATAGTTGTCCTCGCCCGATGTGGTTCCAAGTTTCAACGAGGCTGAGGTATATCCTGACGGATCAGTTATAGCAGTGAATCCCTTTCGGCCGTTTTCAAACGACGCGTTACCTTTCTCGACCTTGAAATTGATCTCGGCTTGCGGGATCGGGTTTCCCATCTTGTCCGTCAATCTAACCGTGATCGGCCTGGCTAGAGGCTGACCGACTGTTCCGATCTGCATATCACCTGAGATCTTGATAAGCTTTGCCTCTCCGGCAGGCAGCCCGTTGGCGGTGAACTCAACCGATTCGCCAGGGTTATCCGTTAATTTAGCGATAACCTTATGTTTGCCTTCCCCTGCCTCGGGGCCGAGGATGAAGACAACGGAAGCGATACCTCTATCATCTGTCTTAACGGTTAAGCTCTTACGTGGTGAATCGCTCGAGCCTACCTCCTTTACCCCTCCGTTTCCCTCCGTCACTTCAAATGTAACCTGGGCTTCAGGAACGGGGTTTGAGAACTGATCATATATTCTCACCGATAGGGGGATATCCAACTCCTCGCCGACCACTCCGCTCTGGCCGTTACCGTCCAACATCTCGATTCTCTTCGGATCGCCTGGTTGGCCAGAGATCTTGAAGTAGACCGGCGGGGCACTGAAGTCGACAGGTGAGACCAAGATGACGTTTATATCTTTGCCGGCTTTGGTTCCGAGCTTCAGATATGCCTTCGCCTCGCCGGAGCTATTTGATCTGACCACGACCGAGCTTGTAAGTCCTCCCCCCGGCATCTTCGTCAGTGCGCCGTTGCCCTGGAAGATGGAGAACCTCACCGTCGCGCCCGGCGTGGGATTTCCGTGTTCATCCTTAACGATTACCTTCAACGGCGTGGAGGATATCTTGCCCACAACTCCTGATTCCGGCCCGCTTTCGAGCTTAATCAGGCTCGGCTGTGAAGATGTGGAGGTCGCCTTGAATGAGACGTTCCCATCTACATCCTGTCCCGTCACCGTCACCTCATTCAAAACCCCTGCCTCATCACCAAGTATCAATCTGGCCGAAGCCTCACCGTTTTCATCTGTCTCCACTGTCAGCTTTTCCACCGGAGGCGATAGATCATCCGGTATGAGCTTACCTCCTCCGGATGAGACGGTAAAGGTCACAGGCAGACCCGCTATCGGGTTTCCATATCTATCCAGAACCCTTACGACCAAAGGCGAACTGAGAGCATACCCCGCCTCTCCTATCTGCCCATCCCCGGAGACGATCTCCAATTTTGAGGGTGCGTCGGGCAGGATATGCGCTTTGAAGGTAACGGATTGATCTTGGAGAGATAGGGCCGTAGCTGTGACCGATATCTCATGTGACGCGTTCTTCCCCAATTTCAGATAGGCGGCTGCTCTGCCGTTCGAATCTGTAGGCAATTTCAACCTGTCGGTTCCCTCGCCTTCGATCAGGGGATTGGTGAGCAGTCCAGCGTCTCCTGATGTGACCTTGAAGAATATGGCCTCATCCGGAACAGGGTTGCCGTAGCCGTCCACCAACATCGCCACCAATGGTTTTGGGAGAACTCTGTCGGGCAATCCGCTCTGATTATCGCCTGAGACGATCGCTATTGCCTCGACATCACCTGGGATCGCTGAGGCGGTGAACGTCACGGCGCTATCCGGAATGCCGCTAATCCAGGCCTTCACGACGTTATTGTTCGATCCTGTGACGAGCCCTAATTTGAAGGTAACCGAGGCTTTGCCCTGATCGTCCGCTTTCACCTCGATTCTTTTGTTTGTCCCGTTTAACCAGCCGCCTCCTGTGATCACCTCGAAAGTGACCGGTGTCCCAGGGGCTATGTTGCCGTAGAGGTCTCTGGTGGACACCACGAGCGGCTGAGGCAGCTGAGATCCCACCTTTCCCGTTTGTCCATCCCCTGAGATCTTGACCAATTTGGCGCCACCGGTGGATCTTGCAGATTCAGCGAATACGACCTTCTGATTTGTCCCCGTGATCGTTGCCTCGACCATATTTTTACCTTCACCTGTTCCGGGTCCAAGCGTCAGGATCGCCTTGGCCTGACCGTTTTCATCTGTCGAGATATCCACCGAATCGGACGATGAGATTGTTCCGCCGACATCGCTCAAGCTTCCCCCTCCTGATATCACCTTGAAGGTAACGGGAACATCCTTCACAGGGTTTCCGTATCGATCGGTGACGAGAACGACCAGGGGTTGAGGCAACGGCGTGTTGATGAATCCGGTCTGCTCATCCCCTGAAAGTATCTTCAGCTTCTCAGGGTCTCCGGGCGTGGCGGAGGCGGTGAATTCCACGCTGACATCATTCCTGCTTTGAATCCTAGCTCTGATTCTCTCAACGTCTTTACCCGCCTTAGTCCCGAGCTGATAATATGTGGAGGCTTTGCCCTCCCCATTTGTGATAGCTTCTGATGTCTCCGGTCTGCCCGTTCCCTGAACGGTCGAGAATATCACCGTGACGTTGGGCACGGGATTACCATATTGATCTGAGACCTTCACTACCAGCGGCAGCGGCAGTCTGGCTGTGACGGTCCCACTTTGCCCGTCACCAGACACGATCTCAATCTTCATCGGTGAATCGGAGGTGACCGTGGCCTTGAAGGTCACGCTTATGCTTGAGTCGGCGTTGGCGGATGCCTCGACGATTTCTATCCCTTTACCAGTTTGATTTCCAAGCGTGAAGACGGTTCCGGCCTTTCCAGTGTCGTCAGTTTCCTTCACGTTAACTATCTCCCCATCAGGGAAGTGACCGCCTGAAAGAGCGGTGAACCGTATCTCCGCATTTGGGATCGGATTGTCGAACTCATCGAGCAATTGAACCACAAGCGGCTGTGGCAGAGTCGTTCCAACCTTGCCTTTTTGATTATCTCCGGAGACGATCTCGATCTTAGAGGGTTGAGCTGGATGCGCCGAGGCGGTGAAGGTAACTGAATCGCCGTTGATCAGCGATGCGCGAACCCTGTTGTTGTTCTCCCCCGCTTTCTTGCCCAAGGTTAAGGTCACAGATGCCTCACCCGATTCATCGGTCATGATAGAGACAGAGCTCTTGCCGTCTATCGATCCGCCACCTGATATGACCTGAAACTTCACAGCGGCATTAGGGGTCGGGTTACCATATCTGTCATATGCGACTACCACAAATGGTTCCGAAAGAGGTTGATCTACCGTTCCCACCTGTCCGTTGCCGCTCTTTATAGATATAGAACGGGCTGAGCCGGCCGAAGCCGAGGCCGTGAATGTTATCGGCGATCCTGCTAGGCCTGATCCCTCCGCCGTCACGATGTTGTTGTCCACACCGACCGTGCTACCGAGTATCAAGGTGATCTTTGCCTGCCCACTGGAATCGGTGTTGACCGTCACGGAGGTGCCGTTTGAAAACCTTCCATCGCCGGTTGTGACGGTGAAATGGATAGGAAAGCCGGGGACAGGGTTACCGTATGAGTCCTTAACGGCAACCACAAAGGGCTCGGGCAGGGGCTCCCCGGCTCGTCCTATCTGGCCATCTCCTGAAACCATCTCCATGCTTTGCGCCTGTCCCGGGATCGCCGTCGCCGTAAAGTTAACCGGAGTGACCGAACCATTCGTGAGTTTAGCCTCTATAACTACCTTCCCGGCCTGAGTTCCCATGGTCGGAGTGACGCTCGCTCTTCCGCTGGCGTCCGTTATGACATCTGTCCAGCTATTACCGCCATCGAAACTAGCTTGGCCTGATTTAACCTCAAACCTGATCGATACATTAGCGGCGGGGTTTCCAGATAAATCCCTCGCCGCCACCACCAACGGTTTCGGGAAGCTCTCACCTACCGGCACCTTCTGTCCGTTACCCGATACGATCACCAGCTTTTCCGCTTTTGCTGAGACGATCACCGTTGCGTCGAACGTAGTAAGGGTGAGGGAACCGGAGGGATTTTTCACCGTCGTCACCCTACCTGAGGAGGAATCCATCTCGAAAGAGACATGCGTTTCAGAGGTAGGTTTGAGCGCTGTAAAGCTCATCGTAGCTATCACTCCGTTGCCGGAGCGCGTTCCGCCTGCCCGTCTCTCAATATACACAAGGTGATTATCATCCTGGAGCACGTTGGTGTTGACAAATCCGCCCAGAAAAGCCCCCTTCTGAAAAGGCTGAACGTCCGGCAGGGTTGGAAATTGATCCTGCACCGTTAGATACCTCGGATCATAGGTCAGATAGAGTTTCACCTCGCTCACGCCCTCTCCGGCCGTATCCACCCGTATCTGGAGCGAGAACGGCTCGCCAACCCTCACCCGTGCCGTCGGCTCGCCGGTATTCGGATCGACGATGGATAAGGTGAGCTGAGAGGGGGCCGATTGTGCTGAGGCATAGAAGGTTACAGGCGGGACATCGGGGTAATCCGGAAGGCTCGCCCGGACGGAATTATTCAGGCTGCCAGATGTAGGGCCGAGTGTCAGGATGACCTGAGCCTTGCCCGATGAATCGGTCGAGACGACCTTATATGATGATCCGCCGATGTTACCTCCGCCTGAAAGCACGTCAAACCTGACCTGGACATCTGAGACGGGGTTCCCCTCTGCGTCGAGAACCTGAACGACGAATGGATTTTGCAGAGCTTTGCCGACCGTCCCACTCTGATTATCACCTGAGATCTTAACCAACTGCTCCGGCGTCGAACCTCCACCATTACCTCCCCCACCTATTGTTATCGAGAGGTTGGTCACCTGAGGAGCGATCACACCATTATCGACCACACTTACGCCCGTTTCCCTGTGCGATGATGAATCGAAATCGAACGTGATCTGGGCCGATCCTGAAGAGGCTAAAGCCTTAAGGGTAAACCTTGCTATCTCACCCGATCCCGATTTGGGGGAGAGAGAGATCTCTGAATAATCCATATGATTGTCCACGAGGCGATTGATAACCGGCTGCGATCCTAGAAAACCGGATGACTCAAAGGGTTGTATTCCAGGCGTTCCAGGGCCTTTATCCTGAACCTCAAAGATCGAGCTGTCGAATGTCAGGAATATCTGATACCCGTTGACCGAAGCGCCATGGGTATCGATTACGAGTGAGATATCGAAGCTCTGACCCTTGCTTACCTGTATGGACGATTGAGAAGTGGTAGGGTCAATTAGTTTAAGCTCAACCTCGCCCCATGCCCAAGTAACGGTGATGAGCAGCCATATGATCGATACCGTTAAGAAAAACTTCCCTTTCATCTTCCTCGCCCCTGCCCTCGTGAATTTCAACCACTGAGACATGGCGTTCATGAGACATGCAATTCCCGTTCCACATGGTTAAAGGCACAAATAATAAGGATCAGGGGAAATTCGGGAAGAAGTTGATTGCAGATATGATGAAATCGAATTCACATTTCCTTGTCTAAACCTCCAATCCCCACCTCTCCCTTATGGTGTTTTTGTACCAGTCCATGCTTCTACCCTCGCTTATATTGGTTATCCCGTTCTCCTCCGCTATTCTGAAGAACTCCCTGGTGATTCTCTCCAGCTGAGGTGTAAGTTTCTCTGCAGTCTCCATTCGCACATACC
The genomic region above belongs to Candidatus Poribacteria bacterium and contains:
- a CDS encoding tandem-95 repeat protein, producing MKGKFFLTVSIIWLLITVTWAWGEVELKLIDPTTSQSSIQVSKGQSFDISLVIDTHGASVNGYQIFLTFDSSIFEVQDKGPGTPGIQPFESSGFLGSQPVINRLVDNHMDYSEISLSPKSGSGEIARFTLKALASSGSAQITFDFDSSSHRETGVSVVDNGVIAPQVTNLSITIGGGGNGGGSTPEQLVKISGDNQSGTVGKALQNPFVVQVLDAEGNPVSDVQVRFDVLSGGGNIGGSSYKVVSTDSSGKAQVILTLGPTSGSLNNSVRASLPDYPDVPPVTFYASAQSAPSQLTLSIVDPNTGEPTARVRVGEPFSLQIRVDTAGEGVSEVKLYLTYDPRYLTVQDQFPTLPDVQPFQKGAFLGGFVNTNVLQDDNHLVYIERRAGGTRSGNGVIATMSFTALKPTSETHVSFEMDSSSGRVTTVKNPSGSLTLTTFDATVIVSAKAEKLVIVSGNGQKVPVGESFPKPLVVAARDLSGNPAANVSIRFEVKSGQASFDGGNSWTDVITDASGRASVTPTMGTQAGKVVIEAKLTNGSVTPVNFTATAIPGQAQSMEMVSGDGQIGRAGEPLPEPFVVAVKDSYGNPVPGFPIHFTVTTGDGRFSNGTSVTVNTDSSGQAKITLILGSTVGVDNNIVTAEGSGLAGSPITFTASASAGSARSISIKSGNGQVGTVDQPLSEPFVVVAYDRYGNPTPNAAVKFQVISGGGSIDGKSSVSIMTDESGEASVTLTLGKKAGENNNRVRASLINGDSVTFTASAHPAQPSKIEIVSGDNQKGKVGTTLPQPLVVQLLDEFDNPIPNAEIRFTALSGGHFPDGEIVNVKETDDTGKAGTVFTLGNQTGKGIEIVEASANADSSISVTFKATVTSDSPMKIEIVSGDGQSGTVTARLPLPLVVKVSDQYGNPVPNVTVIFSTVQGTGRPETSEAITNGEGKASTYYQLGTKAGKDVERIRARIQSRNDVSVEFTASATPGDPEKLKILSGDEQTGFINTPLPQPLVVLVTDRYGNPVKDVPVTFKVISGGGSLSDVGGTISSSDSVDISTDENGQAKAILTLGPGTGEGKNMVEATITGTNQKVVFAESARSTGGAKLVKISGDGQTGKVGSQLPQPLVVSTRDLYGNIAPGTPVTFEVITGGGWLNGTNKRIEVKADDQGKASVTFKLGLVTGSNNNVVKAWISGIPDSAVTFTASAIPGDVEAIAIVSGDNQSGLPDRVLPKPLVAMLVDGYGNPVPDEAIFFKVTSGDAGLLTNPLIEGEGTDRLKLPTDSNGRAAAYLKLGKNASHEISVTATALSLQDQSVTFKAHILPDAPSKLEIVSGDGQIGEAGYALSSPLVVRVLDRYGNPIAGLPVTFTVSSGGGKLIPDDLSPPVEKLTVETDENGEASARLILGDEAGVLNEVTVTGQDVDGNVSFKATSTSSQPSLIKLESGPESGVVGKISSTPLKVIVKDEHGNPTPGATVRFSIFQGNGALTKMPGGGLTSSVVVRSNSSGEAKAYLKLGTKAGKDINVILVSPVDFSAPPVYFKISGQPGDPKRIEMLDGNGQSGVVGEELDIPLSVRIYDQFSNPVPEAQVTFEVTEGNGGVKEVGSSDSPRKSLTVKTDDRGIASVVFILGPEAGEGKHKVIAKLTDNPGESVEFTANGLPAGEAKLIKISGDMQIGTVGQPLARPITVRLTDKMGNPIPQAEINFKVEKGNASFENGRKGFTAITDPSGYTSASLKLGTTSGEDNYVVSATAIGYDASPVNFRFSAEADKPKYIYKLKGDEQKGVSGSILIEPLTVLLLDAYNNPVPDRIVTFSIEKGNGELLLELSSGDMVGVKLADVLTDSDGKAAVNLKLGEIENGMTDLVVTASSPDIPGVRVKFNEYINAPPVFDPIQPISLKEGELIQVEIKASDPDGDPVHYSASELPDGADFSAGANPTKPALFRWRPSYAQAGHYTVILTASDSMGNKSRTKLDLTVQDVNRPPQIGKIQDIQIKEGEELKVDLKASDPDGDPLKISIQPQLEGMQIDRQKNEITWTPGPHDSGTYDLTVTVTDSKGGSAETNFKVVVADVNHPPKIKAIPDQSVKEGQTLSLAVEASDPDGDPISYKAENLPKGAEFQGNTMIWTPDYDQAGEYKVKFIASDGKEKDEAEVRIVVENVDRPPVIQMSQPDGATLLISEGERIQLQIGATEPDGEDVSLSAVGLPQGATFTDGIFDWTPSYNQSGEYTVTFVATDSEGNSSQRKINISVADVNCPPQFGDMPEKMEVKVGEEINLTVDVSDPDGDEVRVKVHPLPKGASFGKDHIFKWTPTEDQVGLYTITFTAIDSKEAKAHAFLNLTVKETVVNADLNGDGEVNVFDVVVLAKHFGEKGENLDYDLNGDGEINVLDLVILAKQIGTEGEHQPMGAPKDMTRTKRWELYQNSPNPFNPETWIPFHLAEDCRAEIRIYDVTGKLIRRLNLGPLTSGRHQIRWDGRNELGERVASGIYFYQLVTPQYSAIRRMIIQR